In Chitinophagales bacterium, one DNA window encodes the following:
- the mrdA gene encoding penicillin-binding protein 2, translating into MTDLFQQRRFTIQYAMVIIVVIFIARLFYLQIVNKEYKQLANANVLRQVTVFPARGLVFDRKGKLIIDNQKEYDLWVIPGQVKEMDTLGFCDLLGISDTAFRETLRKASQYSRYKPSLFVKGISVEKYATVQEELYLFPGFYGQVRTVRAYPFHSAAHTLGYISEVTPKQIEQSNGYYRQGDYVGTGGIEQFYEKVLRGEKGTRFVLVDVHNREQGSFNEGKFDTAAIPGFNMISSLDITLQTYGEQLMKGKVGSIVAIEPATGEVLAMVSSPSYDPSLLTGQDRGKNFRKLLIDSLNPLFNRPIKASYPPGSTYKPTLALIGLQEGSIHEFSTYNCPGAYYVGSLRVGCHHSGFVPGVSNAIQHSCNSYFCNYFRRTIDHDTTKNVAEGLDNWKAALATFGIGVKTGIDLPNEGYGFVPGSTYYNKIYGEGRWNSVGVVSLGIGQGELGETPLQMVNVIAAIANRGFWYNPHLVKKVVDDDSTLSKTIIRHKVPVDPKYFDLVIQGMELVVEAGTGTVAQIPGVTMAGKTGTAENPHGKDHSLFVCFAPVDHPAIAIAVIVENAGFGATYGAPIASLMVEKYLHDTISTSRKYLEERMIQTSLHP; encoded by the coding sequence ATGACCGATTTATTTCAGCAACGCAGGTTTACGATTCAGTATGCCATGGTGATCATTGTTGTCATCTTCATCGCCAGGCTTTTTTACCTGCAGATTGTAAACAAAGAATATAAGCAGCTGGCGAATGCCAATGTACTGCGGCAGGTGACGGTGTTTCCGGCGCGCGGACTGGTGTTTGACCGTAAAGGAAAGCTCATCATTGACAACCAGAAAGAGTATGACCTGTGGGTGATACCAGGACAGGTGAAGGAGATGGATACGCTGGGGTTCTGCGACCTCCTGGGCATTTCCGACACCGCCTTCCGCGAAACATTGCGGAAAGCAAGCCAGTATTCCAGGTATAAGCCTTCGCTGTTTGTTAAAGGAATATCCGTTGAGAAATATGCGACGGTGCAGGAAGAGTTGTACCTGTTTCCCGGATTCTACGGACAGGTTCGCACCGTACGCGCTTACCCCTTTCATTCTGCAGCACACACACTCGGTTATATCAGTGAGGTTACCCCCAAACAGATTGAACAGTCGAATGGATATTACCGGCAGGGCGATTATGTGGGAACCGGCGGCATCGAACAATTTTATGAAAAGGTATTGCGCGGCGAGAAAGGAACGCGATTCGTGCTGGTGGATGTACACAACAGGGAGCAGGGAAGTTTTAATGAAGGCAAATTTGATACGGCAGCCATTCCGGGATTTAATATGATCAGCTCGCTGGATATCACGCTGCAGACCTATGGGGAACAACTGATGAAAGGAAAGGTGGGCAGTATTGTCGCCATTGAACCGGCTACCGGTGAAGTGCTGGCCATGGTCAGCAGCCCAAGCTATGACCCGTCGCTACTCACCGGGCAGGATCGCGGAAAAAATTTCCGCAAGCTGCTCATCGACAGCCTTAACCCGCTTTTCAATCGTCCGATCAAGGCGTCTTATCCACCGGGTTCTACCTATAAACCCACACTTGCGTTGATCGGACTGCAGGAAGGTTCCATCCATGAATTCAGCACATACAATTGTCCGGGTGCATATTATGTAGGAAGCCTGCGGGTGGGTTGTCATCATTCCGGTTTTGTTCCCGGTGTGTCCAATGCTATTCAGCATTCGTGTAACAGTTATTTCTGCAATTACTTCCGCCGGACGATAGACCATGACACCACCAAAAATGTGGCAGAAGGATTGGATAACTGGAAAGCGGCACTCGCAACATTTGGCATTGGTGTAAAAACCGGCATTGATCTGCCGAATGAAGGTTATGGATTTGTGCCGGGTTCGACCTATTACAACAAAATTTATGGTGAAGGCAGATGGAATTCCGTGGGTGTGGTTTCTCTTGGCATCGGACAGGGCGAACTGGGTGAAACACCTTTGCAGATGGTGAATGTGATCGCTGCCATTGCCAACAGGGGATTCTGGTACAATCCTCACCTGGTGAAAAAGGTGGTTGATGATGATTCAACGCTCAGCAAAACGATCATTCGGCATAAGGTGCCGGTGGATCCAAAGTATTTTGACCTGGTGATACAGGGCATGGAGCTGGTAGTGGAAGCCGGCACCGGTACCGTGGCGCAGATTCCGGGTGTTACAATGGCGGGAAAAACAGGTACAGCGGAAAACCCACATGGGAAAGACCATTCGCTTTTTGTTTGCTTTGCGCCGGTGGATCATCCTGCCATTGCCATAGCAGTGATTGTTGAAAATGCAGGCTTCGGCGCTACCTACGGAGCACCTATCGCCAGCCTGATGGTTGAAAAATACCTGCATGACACCATCTCAACATCCAGGAAATATCTTGAGGAAAGAATGATTCAAACCAGCCTTCATCCATAA
- a CDS encoding DUF4286 family protein, which translates to MLLYNVTIKIAKEVETEWLQWMKSSHVPDVIHTGQFAGSRISRLMDQPDEEDPTYVIQYECESIETFNYYIDTYAAALREEFAQRYKDKFVAFRTLMEVVG; encoded by the coding sequence ATGCTCCTCTACAACGTAACCATCAAGATTGCAAAAGAAGTGGAAACCGAATGGCTGCAATGGATGAAAAGCAGTCATGTGCCGGATGTCATCCATACGGGGCAATTTGCTGGATCGCGCATCAGCCGGTTAATGGATCAGCCTGATGAGGAAGATCCCACCTATGTTATTCAATACGAATGTGAAAGCATCGAAACATTCAACTACTATATTGATACCTATGCTGCTGCCCTGCGGGAAGAATTCGCGCAACGATATAAGGATAAGTTTGTGGCTTTCCGGACGCTTATGGAAGTAGTGGGATAA
- the rodA gene encoding rod shape-determining protein RodA, translating into MYQQERPVNKGIDWFMISLYMALILIGWLSIFAATYDEMQPSIFDIDRAYGRQFLWICGAALLAGAVLLTDSKFYPAFAYVIYGTVMLLVLAVFVVGSTVKGDKNWIDIGSFQLQPSEFAKFATNLALAKYLSGMNINMKLMRTRITAILLFAFPAALILLQGDMGSSIVYVAFFLVLFRFGLPGSYLAIGLYVIMLSVLSLVIDKYLLMLLLLLTGAVLFFFSRRNRQLLFTMIAAFVLSSGYVLTTDFVFNNLLEPHQQQRVSVLLGKEVKVKDADYNVRQSKIAIGSGGLWGKGFLKGTLTKYNFVPEQSTDFIFCTIGEEYGFLGSSLVLLLFLTLLLRILHVAQRQRSRFSMIYAYGVAAILFFHLLINVGMTIGLMPVIGIPLPFISYGGSSLWSFTILLFILVKLDGDRLAVLR; encoded by the coding sequence ATGTATCAGCAGGAACGACCGGTAAACAAAGGCATCGACTGGTTCATGATCAGCCTCTACATGGCATTAATCCTGATCGGATGGCTGTCCATCTTCGCAGCTACCTATGATGAAATGCAACCCAGCATTTTTGATATCGACCGTGCCTATGGGCGTCAGTTTCTCTGGATCTGCGGCGCGGCTTTGCTTGCCGGCGCCGTGCTGCTTACAGACAGTAAATTCTATCCTGCCTTTGCCTACGTGATTTATGGAACCGTGATGCTGCTGGTGTTGGCTGTATTTGTAGTGGGCAGCACCGTGAAGGGTGATAAAAACTGGATTGATATCGGCAGTTTTCAGTTGCAGCCTTCCGAGTTTGCCAAGTTCGCCACCAACCTCGCACTGGCAAAATACCTGAGCGGCATGAACATCAACATGAAGCTGATGCGTACCCGCATCACTGCCATCCTTCTCTTTGCATTTCCTGCAGCGCTTATCCTGCTGCAGGGCGACATGGGTTCGTCCATTGTGTATGTGGCATTTTTCCTGGTGCTTTTTCGTTTCGGCTTGCCCGGTTCTTACCTCGCCATCGGATTGTATGTGATTATGCTGTCGGTATTGTCGCTTGTGATTGATAAATACCTGCTCATGCTATTGCTGTTGTTAACGGGCGCTGTGCTGTTTTTCTTCTCGCGCCGCAACCGGCAACTGCTTTTTACAATGATAGCGGCATTTGTGCTCTCATCAGGTTATGTGCTCACCACAGATTTTGTTTTCAATAACCTGCTCGAGCCCCATCAGCAGCAACGTGTAAGCGTTTTGTTAGGCAAAGAAGTTAAAGTTAAGGATGCAGACTATAATGTCCGTCAGTCGAAAATTGCCATCGGCTCCGGCGGCCTTTGGGGCAAGGGATTCCTGAAAGGAACACTGACGAAATATAATTTTGTGCCGGAACAAAGCACCGATTTTATCTTCTGCACGATAGGCGAGGAGTACGGTTTCCTGGGAAGCAGCCTTGTGTTGCTGCTTTTCCTGACATTGCTGTTGCGGATACTGCATGTAGCACAACGGCAGCGTTCCAGGTTCTCGATGATCTATGCTTATGGTGTGGCGGCTATTCTCTTTTTCCACCTGCTCATCAACGTCGGCATGACGATAGGCTTAATGCCGGTGATAGGCATCCCATTGCCTTTCATAAGTTATGGAGGCTCGTCATTGTGGTCATTCACTATCTTGCTCTTCATTTTGGTAAAGTTGGATGGAGATAGGTTGGCTGTGTTGCGATGA